A window of the Oikeobacillus pervagus genome harbors these coding sequences:
- a CDS encoding ATP-grasp domain-containing protein, with protein MKTIIFIGTNKSGSSREAVKAAEKMGYFTVVFTNREKQMEQRVEYPDVHEMIFIESKDLSKFRAEIKKLLIRGIEIEAIVSFVDSYVYMAMILCNEFCKKATYHEAIKIMENKEQTRSFLKDQSYTPNFFIIKKGESVNVDFITSQFEFPLIIKSPKSTGSKDVLFAEKMEQLQKHIVKLQEKNPNESLVIEEYIDGNQYLVEAIVYQNKVHIIAIIEQEITKNKRFIVTGYGIHAKPPYYLKVGIETVLHSIISQFGIQNGALHLELRYTKSGWKLIEINPRISGGAMNKMIQSAFGINLVRETLQLYLGNKPSLIPQYNQYVFTQYLIVSRKGMLEKVTGRARARRSPGVVEVYVKPKRGSKLSPPLSMGHRYAYVIAVGDSMGEAKKNAKTAAKEIEFHLAPAQEIEITITADQERSINTQEAEPIKQTNQEEG; from the coding sequence TTGAAAACGATTATATTTATAGGCACTAATAAATCGGGATCAAGTAGAGAGGCTGTAAAGGCAGCAGAGAAAATGGGTTATTTTACCGTTGTGTTTACAAATAGAGAAAAACAAATGGAACAAAGGGTAGAATATCCTGATGTTCATGAAATGATATTTATTGAATCGAAAGATCTTTCTAAATTTAGGGCGGAAATTAAAAAGTTGCTCATAAGGGGGATAGAAATTGAGGCTATTGTTAGTTTTGTAGATTCATATGTCTATATGGCAATGATTTTATGTAATGAATTTTGCAAAAAAGCTACTTATCATGAAGCGATTAAAATAATGGAAAATAAGGAACAGACAAGATCGTTTTTAAAAGATCAGTCCTATACCCCAAATTTCTTCATCATAAAAAAGGGAGAATCCGTAAATGTTGATTTCATTACTTCACAATTTGAGTTCCCCCTCATTATTAAATCACCAAAATCGACAGGATCTAAAGACGTTCTATTTGCAGAAAAAATGGAACAATTGCAAAAACATATTGTAAAACTACAAGAAAAAAATCCTAACGAATCGCTTGTGATTGAGGAGTATATTGATGGCAATCAATATTTAGTTGAGGCCATTGTTTATCAAAATAAAGTCCACATCATAGCGATCATTGAACAAGAAATTACGAAGAATAAAAGGTTTATTGTAACAGGGTATGGTATACATGCAAAACCTCCGTACTATCTCAAAGTGGGAATTGAAACGGTTCTTCATTCTATTATTTCACAATTTGGCATTCAGAATGGAGCCTTGCATTTGGAGCTTCGTTATACGAAAAGTGGATGGAAGCTGATCGAAATTAATCCAAGGATTTCAGGTGGAGCGATGAATAAAATGATTCAATCGGCATTTGGGATAAATTTAGTAAGGGAAACGCTTCAGCTATATTTGGGAAACAAACCTTCACTCATTCCCCAATACAATCAATATGTATTTACTCAGTATCTAATTGTGTCGAGAAAGGGAATGCTAGAAAAAGTGACAGGTAGAGCGAGGGCAAGGAGATCACCTGGTGTAGTTGAGGTTTATGTGAAACCAAAAAGAGGAAGCAAATTATCTCCCCCTTTATCAATGGGGCATCGCTATGCCTACGTGATTGCGGTGGGGGATAGTATGGGAGAAGCTAAGAAAAATGCTAAAACAGCTGCAAAAGAAATTGAGTTTCATTTAGCGCCTGCGCAAGAAATAGAAATTACCATTACAGCGGACCAAGAGCGATCTATAAATACACAGGAAGCGGAGCCTATCAAACAAACCAATCAGGAAGAGGGATAA